A DNA window from Stutzerimonas stutzeri contains the following coding sequences:
- the pal gene encoding peptidoglycan-associated lipoprotein Pal, whose translation MEMLKFGKFTALALAMAVAVGCSSKGGDDSGEGSGAIDPNAGYGADSGSVDSSMSEEAALRAITTFYFEYDSSDLKPEAMRALDVHAKDLKGNGARVVLEGHTDERGTREYNMALGERRSKAVQRYMVLQGVSPAQLELVSYGEERPVAMGNDEQSWAQNRRVELRK comes from the coding sequence ATGGAAATGCTGAAATTCGGTAAGTTCACCGCTCTGGCTCTGGCCATGGCTGTTGCTGTTGGTTGTTCCTCTAAGGGCGGCGACGATTCGGGCGAAGGTTCGGGCGCGATCGATCCGAACGCTGGTTACGGTGCCGATTCCGGTTCCGTTGATAGCAGCATGAGCGAAGAAGCTGCTCTGCGCGCCATCACCACTTTCTACTTCGAGTACGATAGCTCCGACCTGAAGCCGGAAGCCATGCGCGCTCTGGACGTTCACGCCAAGGACCTGAAAGGCAACGGCGCTCGCGTCGTTCTGGAAGGCCACACCGACGAGCGTGGTACTCGCGAGTACAACATGGCTCTGGGCGAGCGCCGTTCCAAGGCCGTTCAGCGTTACATGGTACTGCAGGGCGTTTCCCCGGCTCAGCTGGAACTGGTTTCCTACGGCGAAGAGCGTCCGGTTGCCATGGGCAACGACGAGCAGTCCTGGGCTCAGAACCGTCGCGTCGAACTGCGTAAGTAA
- the ruvB gene encoding Holliday junction branch migration DNA helicase RuvB, with product MIEADRIVTAGSRDRDEQVDRAIRPLTLAEYIGQPVVREQMDLFIRAAKGRQEALDHTLIFGPPGLGKTTLANIIAEEMGVSIKSTSGPVLERPGDLAALLTNLEAGDVLFVDEIHRLSPIVEEVLYPAMEDFQLDIMIGEGPAARSIKLDLPPFTLVGATTRAGMLTNPLRDRFGIVQRLEFYSTEDLATIVSRSASILGLPTEAEGAFEIARRARGTPRIANRLLRRVRDFAEVRGRGEITRQIADLALNMLDVDERGFDHQDRRLLLTLIEKFDGGPVGIDSLAAAISEERHTIEDVLEPYLIQQGYIMRTPRGRVVTRHAYLHFGLNLPKRMSDAPTPDLFDGDIV from the coding sequence ATGATCGAAGCGGATCGTATCGTCACGGCAGGCAGTCGAGATCGCGACGAGCAAGTGGATCGCGCGATTCGCCCCTTGACGCTGGCCGAGTACATCGGTCAGCCGGTCGTTCGTGAGCAAATGGACCTCTTCATTCGCGCCGCCAAGGGCCGCCAGGAAGCACTCGATCACACGCTGATCTTCGGTCCGCCTGGGTTGGGCAAGACCACGTTAGCGAACATCATTGCCGAAGAAATGGGTGTGTCGATCAAGAGCACATCTGGGCCAGTGCTTGAGCGGCCCGGCGACCTCGCGGCATTGCTGACCAACCTGGAAGCAGGCGACGTGCTGTTCGTCGACGAGATCCATCGGCTTTCGCCCATCGTCGAGGAAGTGCTGTATCCGGCGATGGAAGATTTTCAACTGGATATCATGATCGGCGAGGGGCCGGCGGCTCGGTCGATCAAGCTGGATCTGCCACCATTCACCCTTGTGGGTGCCACTACCCGTGCCGGCATGCTGACCAATCCTCTGCGTGATCGATTCGGCATCGTCCAGCGGCTAGAGTTTTACTCCACCGAGGACCTAGCTACCATCGTCAGCCGCTCGGCCAGCATTCTCGGGCTGCCTACCGAGGCCGAGGGTGCGTTTGAGATCGCTCGGAGAGCCCGCGGGACTCCGCGAATCGCCAATCGTCTGTTGCGCCGCGTGCGGGATTTCGCTGAGGTCCGCGGTCGCGGCGAAATCACCCGACAGATTGCCGATCTTGCGCTGAACATGCTCGACGTCGACGAGCGTGGCTTCGATCACCAAGACCGCCGGTTGCTATTGACGCTGATCGAGAAGTTCGATGGCGGCCCGGTAGGGATTGATAGTCTTGCTGCGGCAATCAGCGAAGAGCGCCATACCATCGAGGACGTGCTCGAGCCGTACCTGATCCAGCAGGGCTACATCATGCGTACACCGCGCGGCCGGGTCGTGACTCGTCACGCCTATCTGCACTTCGGCCTCAACCTGCCCAAGCGCATGAGCGACGCGCCGACGCCGGATCTGTTCGATGGCGACATAGTTTGA
- the tolQ gene encoding protein TolQ: protein MEANVDHMSMWSLISNASFVVQLVMLILVGASVTSWILIFQRGNLLRAAKRALDTFEERFWSGIDLSKLYRQAGSNPDPDSGVEQIFRAGFKEFSRLRQQQGVDPDAVMDGVNRAMRVAISREEEKLEQSLPFLATVGSTSPYIGLFGTVWGIMNSFRGLAQVQQATLATVAPGIAEALIATAIGLFAAIPAVIAYNRFAARSEMLIGRYYTFADEFQAILHRKVHTTED, encoded by the coding sequence GTGGAAGCCAACGTCGATCACATGTCCATGTGGAGCCTGATCAGCAACGCCAGCTTCGTGGTGCAGCTGGTCATGCTGATACTTGTAGGCGCCTCGGTGACCTCATGGATTCTGATTTTTCAACGCGGCAATTTGCTGCGCGCTGCGAAACGAGCGCTCGATACCTTCGAAGAGCGCTTCTGGTCGGGTATTGACCTGTCCAAGCTTTATCGCCAGGCGGGCAGCAATCCTGATCCGGATTCGGGCGTCGAGCAGATCTTTCGCGCCGGCTTCAAGGAGTTTTCCCGCCTGCGCCAGCAGCAGGGCGTCGATCCTGATGCGGTGATGGATGGGGTCAATCGCGCCATGCGCGTAGCCATCTCTCGCGAAGAGGAGAAGCTCGAGCAGAGCTTGCCATTCCTGGCCACCGTTGGTTCGACCAGTCCTTACATCGGCCTGTTCGGCACCGTTTGGGGGATCATGAACTCCTTTCGCGGTTTGGCTCAGGTTCAGCAGGCAACCCTGGCTACCGTGGCGCCAGGTATCGCTGAAGCGTTGATCGCCACTGCGATCGGTTTGTTTGCCGCGATTCCTGCGGTGATTGCCTACAACCGTTTCGCTGCACGCAGCGAGATGCTCATCGGCCGCTACTACACCTTTGCCGATGAGTTCCAGGCCATCCTCCATCGCAAAGTTCACACCACTGAAGACTGA
- the ruvA gene encoding Holliday junction branch migration protein RuvA — translation MIGRLRGTLAEKQPPHLILDVNGIGYEVEVPMTTLYRLPAVGEPVTLHTHLVVREDAQLLYGFAEKRERELFRELIRLNGVGPKLALALMSGLEVDELVRCVQAQDTSVLVRIPGVGKKTAERLLVELKDRFKAWESMPAIATFVVEPGSKTAVTSAENDAVSALISLGFKPQEASRAVSAIQEDDLSSEEMIRRALKGMV, via the coding sequence TTGATCGGACGTTTACGCGGCACGCTGGCGGAAAAACAACCGCCACATCTGATTCTCGACGTAAACGGCATCGGCTATGAGGTCGAGGTGCCGATGACTACGTTGTACCGCCTGCCGGCGGTCGGCGAGCCGGTGACGCTGCACACGCACCTGGTCGTGCGCGAAGACGCGCAGCTTCTTTACGGCTTCGCTGAAAAGCGCGAGCGTGAGCTGTTCCGCGAGCTGATCCGCTTGAACGGTGTTGGCCCAAAGCTGGCGCTGGCGCTGATGTCTGGGTTGGAGGTCGATGAGTTGGTGCGCTGCGTGCAGGCGCAGGACACTTCGGTCCTGGTGCGCATACCGGGCGTCGGTAAGAAAACCGCCGAGCGGCTTCTGGTCGAACTGAAGGATCGCTTCAAGGCTTGGGAAAGCATGCCAGCGATCGCGACGTTCGTGGTTGAACCCGGGAGCAAAACGGCAGTCACAAGCGCCGAGAATGATGCGGTCAGCGCGTTGATCTCCCTTGGCTTCAAGCCACAGGAAGCCAGCCGTGCGGTGTCCGCGATACAGGAAGATGATTTGAGCAGTGAAGAAATGATCCGTCGTGCCCTTAAGGGCATGGTGTAA
- the tolB gene encoding Tol-Pal system beta propeller repeat protein TolB, translating to MINSLRGLFVLLCCLAGMAVAQEKNIVVTSGADRAIPIAVVPFGWQGGTVLPEDMAEIVSNDLRNSGIFQPIPRQNMISMPTRGSEIIYRDWKALGAQYVMVGNIEPAGGRLQIRYEVFNVTTEQQVMTGTVGGSPDQLRDMGHHAADQSFEKLTGIKGAFSTRLLYVTVERLGGANTRYTLQRSDYDGARAVTLLQSREPILSPRYSPDGRRIAYVSFEQRRPRIFIQHIDTGRREQITNFEGLNGAPAFSPDGNRLAFVLSKDGNPEIYVMDLGSRQLQRLTNHYAIDTEPFWGADGQTIYFTSDRAGKPQVYKQRIGSNSAERVTFVGNYNANPKLSADEKTLVMIHRQDGYTNFKVAAQDLQRGNLRILSDTSLDESPTVAPNGTMLIYATRQQGRGVLMLVSINGRVRLPLPTAQGEVREPSWSPYLN from the coding sequence GTGATCAATTCCCTTCGAGGTCTATTTGTCCTGCTCTGCTGCCTGGCGGGAATGGCGGTGGCGCAGGAAAAGAACATTGTGGTTACCAGCGGCGCCGACCGTGCGATTCCAATCGCGGTGGTCCCGTTCGGCTGGCAGGGCGGTACTGTGTTGCCTGAGGACATGGCGGAAATCGTCAGCAACGATTTACGTAATTCCGGCATCTTTCAGCCGATTCCGCGGCAGAACATGATCAGCATGCCGACGCGCGGCAGCGAGATCATCTATCGCGACTGGAAGGCGCTAGGTGCCCAATACGTAATGGTCGGTAACATCGAGCCGGCTGGTGGTCGGCTGCAGATCCGGTACGAGGTATTCAACGTAACCACCGAGCAGCAGGTCATGACTGGAACGGTCGGAGGCTCTCCCGATCAGCTGCGCGATATGGGTCACCATGCAGCAGATCAGTCTTTCGAGAAGCTGACCGGCATCAAGGGCGCGTTTTCCACCCGTCTGCTTTATGTCACCGTCGAACGACTGGGTGGCGCTAATACTCGCTACACGCTGCAGCGCTCCGACTATGACGGTGCCCGCGCAGTGACCTTGCTGCAATCGCGTGAGCCGATCCTCTCGCCGCGTTACTCGCCGGACGGCCGCCGTATTGCCTACGTGTCTTTCGAACAGAGGCGCCCGCGGATTTTCATCCAGCACATCGACACCGGCCGCCGCGAGCAAATCACCAATTTCGAGGGCCTGAACGGCGCGCCGGCATTCTCGCCAGATGGCAATCGCCTGGCGTTCGTGCTGTCCAAGGATGGCAATCCCGAGATATACGTAATGGATCTGGGGTCACGCCAGCTGCAGCGTCTGACCAATCACTACGCCATTGATACCGAACCCTTCTGGGGCGCGGACGGTCAAACTATTTACTTCACTTCCGATCGCGCCGGCAAACCGCAGGTTTACAAACAGCGGATAGGCAGCAACTCGGCCGAGCGCGTGACGTTCGTCGGTAACTACAACGCTAACCCTAAACTGTCGGCTGATGAGAAGACTCTGGTCATGATCCACCGTCAGGACGGTTACACGAACTTCAAGGTTGCTGCACAGGATCTGCAACGGGGCAATCTGCGGATACTTTCGGATACCAGTCTGGATGAGTCTCCTACTGTTGCGCCTAATGGCACCATGCTAATCTACGCCACCCGCCAGCAGGGCCGGGGAGTCTTGATGCTCGTGTCCATCAATGGACGCGTTAGGCTCCCGCTTCCAACAGCTCAAGGAGAAGTCCGAGAGCCGTCCTGGTCCCCTTACCTGAACTGA
- the ybgC gene encoding tol-pal system-associated acyl-CoA thioesterase has protein sequence MRAQAGAEIFTHRCRVYYEDTDAGGIVYYVNYLKFMERARTERLRSLGFAQSQLAGEDLLFVVHSVEARYRAPARLDDELLVTAEVVDLNRASLRFRQQVRRAVDDVLLCEGQVLVACVRAESLKPRAIPEALRIAFAGSGLSPAGE, from the coding sequence ATGCGCGCGCAAGCCGGAGCTGAAATCTTCACCCACCGCTGTCGGGTCTATTACGAGGACACTGATGCGGGCGGCATTGTCTACTACGTCAATTACCTCAAATTCATGGAGCGAGCTCGTACCGAGCGGTTGCGCAGTCTGGGATTCGCCCAGTCGCAGCTGGCCGGTGAGGACTTGCTGTTTGTCGTGCACTCAGTCGAGGCTCGCTACCGTGCCCCGGCTCGCTTGGATGACGAATTGCTGGTGACGGCCGAGGTGGTTGATTTGAATCGTGCCAGCCTGCGTTTTCGCCAGCAGGTCAGGCGTGCGGTAGATGATGTTCTGCTTTGTGAGGGGCAGGTGCTGGTGGCCTGCGTACGTGCCGAAAGTTTGAAACCCCGAGCCATCCCCGAAGCGCTACGTATCGCTTTCGCGGGTTCGGGTCTATCCCCTGCAGGAGAGTAA
- the queC gene encoding 7-cyano-7-deazaguanine synthase QueC: MNDKKAVILLSGGLDSATVVAMARDQGYTCYTMSFDYGQRHRAELQAAERVAKQLGVIEHKVIGLNLNGIGGSALTDANIDVPEVPSEGIPVTYVPARNTVFLSLALGWAEVLGARDIFIGVNAVDYSGYPDCRPEFVAAFERMANLATKAGVEGVGFRIQAPLQELSKARIVQEGARLGVDYAMTVSCYQADADGRACGRCDSCRLRAAGFAEAGLADPTRYF, translated from the coding sequence ATGAACGATAAGAAGGCAGTCATTCTGCTGTCCGGCGGACTCGACTCGGCCACGGTCGTGGCCATGGCTCGTGATCAGGGTTACACCTGCTACACGATGAGTTTCGACTATGGGCAACGCCATCGCGCCGAGCTGCAGGCTGCCGAGCGCGTGGCGAAGCAGCTGGGTGTGATCGAGCACAAGGTGATTGGGCTCAACCTCAACGGTATCGGCGGTTCGGCGCTGACGGATGCAAACATTGATGTGCCTGAAGTGCCGAGTGAAGGCATTCCTGTCACCTACGTTCCTGCACGCAACACCGTCTTTCTCTCGCTGGCGCTTGGTTGGGCGGAAGTGCTTGGTGCACGAGACATCTTCATCGGTGTCAACGCGGTCGACTATTCGGGCTATCCAGACTGCCGTCCGGAGTTCGTTGCCGCATTCGAGCGCATGGCCAATTTGGCTACCAAGGCGGGCGTGGAAGGGGTGGGGTTCCGTATCCAGGCTCCGCTGCAAGAGCTGAGCAAGGCGCGGATCGTCCAGGAAGGGGCTCGTTTGGGCGTGGATTATGCGATGACGGTTTCTTGCTATCAGGCTGATGCGGATGGCCGGGCATGTGGGAGATGCGACAGTTGCCGGCTGCGCGCCGCCGGTTTTGCCGAAGCAGGCCTGGCTGATCCGACCCGCTATTTCTGA
- the ybgF gene encoding tol-pal system protein YbgF yields MRKYRHALTFTVLGLPLMAAAQVPVVDYEQGAASGNPGYSTAAPSGDGAYAGGGAAAPSSAQGMLFMQLQQMQEEIAQLRGMLEEQQNQIQRLQQEGLERYQDLDRRMSSGSATNQAAPARDVSAANTNAPAATQGQTQSGSSDPAQEKLYYDAAFDLIKAKDFDKASQAFAAFLRKYPDSQYAGNAQYWLGEVNLAKGDLQGAGQAFARVSQAYPQHNKVPDSLYKLADVEIRLGNRDKAQGILRQVVTQYPNTSAAQLAQRQLNR; encoded by the coding sequence ATGCGCAAGTACCGCCACGCTCTGACTTTTACAGTGCTCGGCCTGCCGCTTATGGCGGCGGCTCAAGTGCCGGTTGTGGATTACGAGCAGGGTGCCGCTAGCGGTAACCCTGGCTATTCCACGGCCGCGCCGAGCGGTGACGGTGCCTATGCTGGAGGTGGAGCTGCTGCTCCATCTTCGGCGCAGGGCATGCTCTTCATGCAGCTGCAACAGATGCAGGAAGAGATCGCGCAATTGCGCGGCATGCTTGAAGAACAACAGAATCAGATTCAGCGCCTGCAACAAGAGGGGCTGGAACGCTATCAGGATCTGGATCGACGGATGTCGAGCGGGTCCGCAACAAACCAGGCGGCGCCTGCGCGCGACGTTTCTGCGGCCAATACCAATGCGCCCGCAGCAACGCAGGGCCAGACCCAGAGCGGCTCAAGCGATCCTGCCCAAGAAAAGCTTTATTACGATGCTGCTTTCGACCTGATCAAGGCGAAAGACTTCGATAAGGCCAGCCAGGCTTTCGCGGCTTTCCTGCGCAAGTACCCTGACAGTCAGTACGCTGGCAATGCGCAGTACTGGCTGGGTGAGGTCAATCTGGCCAAGGGTGATTTGCAGGGCGCAGGCCAGGCCTTCGCTAGGGTCAGCCAGGCTTATCCGCAGCACAACAAGGTGCCGGATTCGCTCTACAAGCTGGCCGACGTCGAAATTCGCCTGGGTAATCGGGACAAGGCTCAGGGTATTTTGCGCCAGGTCGTTACTCAGTACCCGAATACATCGGCCGCGCAGTTGGCTCAGCGGCAACTCAATCGCTGA
- a CDS encoding YebC/PmpR family DNA-binding transcriptional regulator encodes MAGHSKWANIKHRKERQDAKRGKIFTKLIRELTVAAKHGGGVPADNPRLRLAVDKALTANMSRDVIDRAIARGAGSSEADNMTELSYEGYAPSGVAIIIEAMTDNRNRTAAEVRHAFSKNGGNLGTDGSVAYMFDRKGQISYAPGVDEDALMEAALEAGADDVVSQEDGSVEIYTSFADFLSVNEALTQAGFKGDEAEVAMIPSIMAPITDVETAQKVLRLIDALEDLDDVQNVYHNAEISDEIMQQLG; translated from the coding sequence ATGGCTGGTCATTCCAAATGGGCCAATATCAAGCACCGCAAAGAGCGCCAGGACGCCAAGCGGGGCAAGATCTTCACCAAGTTGATTCGTGAGCTGACCGTCGCGGCCAAGCATGGCGGCGGCGTGCCGGCGGACAATCCACGCCTGCGCCTGGCGGTGGACAAGGCACTGACGGCCAACATGTCGCGTGACGTCATTGATCGCGCGATCGCGCGGGGCGCAGGCTCCAGCGAAGCCGACAACATGACCGAGCTGAGCTATGAAGGTTACGCGCCAAGCGGCGTGGCGATCATCATCGAGGCCATGACCGACAACCGTAACCGTACGGCGGCTGAAGTGCGCCACGCCTTCAGCAAGAACGGCGGCAACCTCGGTACCGACGGTTCGGTCGCGTATATGTTCGATCGCAAGGGACAGATCAGCTACGCGCCGGGCGTCGACGAGGATGCGTTGATGGAAGCGGCGCTGGAAGCCGGAGCGGACGACGTGGTCAGCCAGGAAGATGGCTCGGTCGAAATCTACACCAGCTTCGCGGATTTCCTCTCGGTCAATGAGGCGCTGACGCAGGCAGGCTTCAAGGGCGACGAGGCTGAAGTGGCGATGATTCCGTCGATCATGGCGCCAATCACCGATGTCGAGACGGCGCAGAAAGTTCTGCGTTTGATCGATGCGCTAGAAGATCTGGATGACGTGCAGAACGTCTATCACAACGCGGAGATCTCCGACGAGATCATGCAGCAACTGGGTTGA
- the tolR gene encoding protein TolR — MARIRNRRKPVAEMNVVPYIDVMLVLLVIFMVTAPMLNQGVKVDLPKVSSEALPQDNDKQVLTISIKADKTYYWNVGSEVDTESRGNEAVALADMTQAVVAIMRQRPDTQVFIRGDRAVDYGSVMAAMGGLQEAGVGNVGLITEAP; from the coding sequence ATGGCCAGAATCCGCAATAGACGCAAGCCCGTCGCCGAGATGAACGTAGTGCCTTACATCGATGTGATGCTGGTACTGCTGGTCATCTTCATGGTTACGGCGCCGATGCTCAATCAGGGCGTCAAGGTCGATCTGCCCAAGGTCAGCAGCGAGGCCTTGCCGCAAGATAACGACAAGCAGGTGTTGACCATCTCGATCAAGGCCGACAAGACCTACTACTGGAACGTCGGCAGCGAGGTCGATACAGAGAGCAGGGGTAACGAGGCTGTCGCATTGGCTGATATGACGCAGGCGGTCGTCGCCATCATGCGTCAGCGTCCAGACACGCAGGTATTCATCCGTGGCGACCGTGCCGTGGATTACGGCTCGGTCATGGCGGCCATGGGCGGTTTGCAGGAAGCCGGCGTTGGTAATGTCGGCCTGATCACCGAGGCGCCTTGA
- the queE gene encoding 7-carboxy-7-deazaguanine synthase QueE, with protein sequence MTLRITEIFYSLQGETRTSGLPTVFVRLTGCPLRCQYCDTAYAFSGGELMTLDAIAERVASYNPRYVCVTGGEPLAQPNCMPLLQRLCDAGYEVSLETSGALDISMVDERVSRVVDLKTPGSAEVARNRYENMAYLTPNDQVKFVICSRQDYDWAASKLIEYGLDRRAGEVLFSPSHGQVDVRALSDWIVADNLPVRLQLQLHKIIWNDAPGH encoded by the coding sequence ATGACTCTGCGAATTACCGAGATTTTCTACTCGCTGCAGGGGGAAACGCGAACCAGTGGACTGCCTACTGTGTTCGTTCGCCTGACCGGCTGTCCCCTGCGCTGTCAATATTGTGATACCGCTTATGCGTTCAGTGGTGGAGAGTTGATGACTCTCGATGCGATCGCCGAGCGTGTCGCATCCTACAATCCCCGTTACGTCTGCGTAACCGGTGGAGAGCCTTTGGCTCAGCCCAACTGCATGCCATTGCTGCAGCGGCTTTGTGACGCGGGGTACGAGGTTTCGCTGGAGACCAGTGGCGCGCTCGATATTTCCATGGTGGACGAACGGGTTAGTCGAGTGGTGGACCTCAAAACACCAGGTTCCGCCGAGGTCGCACGCAATCGCTACGAGAACATGGCTTATCTCACGCCTAACGATCAGGTGAAGTTTGTCATCTGTTCCCGCCAGGACTACGACTGGGCTGCCAGCAAGCTGATCGAATATGGCCTGGATCGGCGCGCGGGTGAGGTGCTCTTCTCACCTAGTCACGGCCAGGTTGATGTCCGTGCGCTTTCGGATTGGATCGTTGCTGACAATCTTCCCGTGCGGCTGCAGTTGCAGTTGCACAAGATCATCTGGAACGACGCGCCCGGCCATTGA
- the ruvC gene encoding crossover junction endodeoxyribonuclease RuvC, with protein MTLILGIDPGSRITGYGVVRDNGRGCEYVASGCIRTGTGELPDRLRAVFSGVSEVIRTYGPVTMGIEQVFMARNADSALKLGQARGAAIVAGAEAGLEIAEYTATQVKQAIAGTGGADKQQVQMMVMHLLKLLEKPQIDASDALAIALCHAHHRQSLIPHGLAGAKRRGGRLRL; from the coding sequence ATGACGCTGATTTTAGGTATCGACCCCGGCTCTCGAATTACCGGTTATGGCGTTGTGCGTGACAATGGTCGTGGTTGCGAGTACGTCGCCTCCGGCTGCATTCGTACCGGCACTGGCGAGTTGCCCGACCGGCTGCGTGCGGTGTTCAGTGGTGTGAGCGAGGTCATTCGAACCTACGGTCCGGTGACCATGGGTATCGAACAGGTATTCATGGCGCGCAATGCCGATTCTGCGCTGAAGCTCGGCCAGGCTCGCGGGGCGGCCATTGTCGCCGGTGCCGAAGCAGGGCTGGAGATTGCCGAGTACACCGCAACGCAAGTCAAGCAGGCTATCGCCGGAACGGGTGGGGCGGACAAGCAGCAGGTGCAGATGATGGTCATGCACTTGCTCAAGCTTCTGGAAAAACCGCAGATCGACGCGTCTGATGCGCTGGCCATTGCGCTATGTCACGCACATCACCGGCAGAGTCTGATCCCACACGGCCTGGCTGGCGCCAAGCGGCGAGGCGGGCGGTTGCGTCTGTGA
- the tolA gene encoding cell envelope integrity protein TolA — translation MQQRDSSPSQSYFWPTVLAVGLHVIIFGMLFVSFSMTPELPPSKPIVQATLYQLKSQSQATTQTNQKIAGEAKKTAAKQFESEQMEQRKVEQEKQAAAARAAEQKKAEEARKADAAKAAADKAAAAKKAEEAKKVEQQKQAEIAKKKAAEELAKTKASEEAKKKAAEEAKRKAAEEAKKKAAAEAAKKKAAEDAKKKAAADAARKAAEDKKAQALAELLSDTTERQQALADSHGDQVAGNFDDLIRLRAAEGWTRPPSARNNMTVQLQVNMLPDGTITSVSVSRSSGDAPFDNSAVAAVKNIGRLTEMQGLSPQDFQPYRSFKMTFTPEDLAL, via the coding sequence ATGCAGCAGCGTGACTCGTCGCCTTCGCAGAGCTACTTCTGGCCGACCGTGCTGGCGGTCGGCCTGCACGTCATTATCTTCGGCATGCTGTTCGTCAGCTTTTCAATGACACCCGAGCTGCCGCCTTCCAAGCCGATCGTGCAGGCCACCCTGTACCAGTTGAAGTCCCAGAGCCAGGCAACTACTCAGACCAACCAAAAGATCGCGGGCGAAGCGAAGAAGACCGCTGCCAAGCAGTTCGAAAGCGAGCAGATGGAACAGCGCAAGGTCGAGCAGGAAAAGCAGGCCGCTGCCGCCCGCGCTGCGGAACAAAAGAAGGCTGAAGAGGCTCGAAAGGCCGATGCGGCGAAAGCTGCGGCCGATAAAGCAGCAGCTGCGAAGAAGGCCGAGGAGGCCAAGAAGGTCGAGCAACAGAAGCAAGCCGAGATCGCAAAGAAGAAGGCGGCCGAAGAGCTGGCCAAGACGAAAGCGTCAGAAGAGGCCAAGAAAAAGGCCGCCGAAGAAGCCAAGCGGAAGGCAGCGGAGGAGGCCAAGAAAAAAGCGGCAGCCGAAGCGGCGAAGAAGAAAGCAGCGGAAGACGCCAAGAAGAAGGCGGCAGCCGATGCGGCACGCAAAGCGGCAGAAGACAAGAAAGCACAGGCACTTGCCGAGTTGCTCTCGGACACTACCGAGCGTCAGCAGGCGTTGGCTGATAGCCATGGTGACCAAGTGGCCGGCAACTTCGACGACTTGATTCGACTGCGCGCGGCAGAAGGCTGGACGCGTCCGCCGTCGGCGCGCAACAACATGACCGTGCAGCTTCAGGTAAATATGCTTCCAGATGGCACCATTACCAGCGTTAGCGTCTCTCGCTCCAGCGGTGATGCGCCATTCGACAATTCTGCGGTTGCCGCAGTTAAGAACATCGGTCGGCTGACAGAAATGCAGGGCCTGAGCCCGCAGGACTTCCAGCCTTACCGGTCCTTCAAAATGACATTCACGCCTGAGGATCTTGCGTTGTGA